A region of Paractinoplanes abujensis DNA encodes the following proteins:
- a CDS encoding beta strand repeat-containing protein produces the protein MLSLRSIPVKRFAAVIVLALALTVLWNPSSARAAAGPITTSAQGARVNIGLLGILGVPSITLGLPAQQSWTTGGSTATKTDLGVDLLPGVNIIKVGAITATAQPATGGGRAQADVAGLNLLGVAGPADALNLGAIKTQCQMTSTGITGQTDIASLKVLGATVNPDVNLDLGNLLSGIATGWIDHRTADWNSSSGRLDYTIRAVDLKLLKGQGPLNMIANGDVVIAESVCSGIVKLGSVATKPVNLVPGNTATPQVTVQNTGDIAAPNTTITIPAPPAGYTVGTPTVTGSNGTGSCSVGANGVVTCTNVTVPGGGTVTVNLPVTLGATATNAADWSPTAGTITAVSTPVTGSSTVIPASGSGSLVAAQPAASTGGSITVGTPSVLTAGKTATTAITVANQGPSTATTTVTVPIGNAPAGVTVTSAKVGSTPCSVTTSAITCSGVSVPAGGTATINVATAATLAAVPGTVWTLQGMTANLNGTPIGGQGKFLTVGDPDVNLAGGVSITPANGIPGGGTATATVRVANSGGIAANPTTITLPAPPAGYTVGTVTTSNGTGTCTTTTVVRCTGVNIPSGSANAVTLSIPLTLAADVTANWAAAAGSEISAAFTDASGTATGTATGTIINVTPRSALGITATGPAGNTVNPGQTTSMAVNVYNQGPSDARNSDFVVVAPPNTTFGTLTAPTSNLCTNLTSTTLQCRISMGAGDPAVGLTLPLVVSAAAAPATPITGGCVSLDNDSACDGPTDKALPAINLRTPLSSRLTTGTDAATITPGTSGTGKLTLTSTQAETGVTVTIPTTGLPTGFSAGQATVAGGAGTCTTGAGAITCTGVTLTAGQAKDISVPITVASGVIPPQAWTPSGIVIATGDEQVTRSGSLAGTGTGDYTLVAPALIVPTDGTVEPGGTTSMQVAVKNNGPSDATNATFSVRAPAGTTFGTLSAPATPMCTLASSTVVTCTTTLAANAVTPTLTLPLQVGANTDPDKTVTGGCVDLDGTPGCAASDTSIPSFQLKVPFSVQATVTADRADVTPGSTATATLRVAAPHNDLSGVKVTIPLAALPAGLTVTGQTPAGCTRNATAVTCTGLAITKGTTADIGLTVAATSSSTAGTAWTASGIKVESGPDSITSNQELARVGAAQPVLTAAITLPPGTLLPGGTGNLDVAVSNTGFSDAKGAPVTVTAPLGAHFNPLNGATATTCTLSSDSRTATCSVDLAAGAPAVGLSFPLRVDATAAPGSTLTGGCVDLDGQPGCSATADKAIASITVGTPLQRRLTVTTTPAALTPGQNDTAQLTIKSTTTESGLTVTIPTTDLPAGVTASSATVPGGTCTVNASVIVCSPVNLPTAGQTVSVTLNTASLPSTLPGTWTAAGITVAKGTDTATASGDLAVVGQPQAAVTADATVPADGTVSAGGNADITVKVSNGGPSNATPATFVVRAPTGTTFAALPPNTASVCIVGPATVASCTVNLAANADTGNLIFPVVVPASADPFATISGGCVDLDGTAACAANDKVIPAITLKVPFDRRAAISATPATVTPGASATVKVRATALNPGDDLSTVTLTVPLAGLPAGLTVGTPSPGGCAKSGASPDTVVCSVPTISSGTPFEVSLPVSAAASMPAGTTWTATGIRLASGGESVTANRALATTGAGTFALNPTVTMPSGSIEPGGAASIGISLNNPGPSNATSAKIAYIAPDGTTFGTPTGPLAAGCTLVSPTRISCDTNLAGGATSTLTLPIVIDPSADPSKPVTGGCVDGNADGYCTSDPADQAFGSFALTVPFTQRVTVTTTPATVAPGAASGTTDILVSNSGNTALNGLTVTVPLPPVGSGVTLTPPVTCTISGSDITCTNVSVTGSGTTTIPITVDVAAGTPVTTAYAATVSVSDGTAANTVSTRRVLAGAGAPAYTLAAQLTGPPADTVLPGTTAEFTAVITNGGNPAALTAPVTITAPTGTTFGTLTGAAATACTAVNPTTLSCGVDVSVTPASSLAVTWTLPVTVPAGTTAPSLTGGCIDLDDDGTCATAERLPAIAMRKALSAVLALSGTPPTIVPGNTGSATMTLAASETRTGLVIGLDPAGLPAGTTVTGAVLGTIDCQVTASAVTCPATTIAAGATAALTVALRTGPSSPVSAGAGWSQPLTVTQGTETLTLHPTVAKIGTPVSSLTVALVVPDAGTLKPGTTGDMDVTLTNPGPSANPNARARFTAPTGTTFAALTGAAATLCTLDSPTEVSCGAALGVESKSFTLGINVPANADTDNPLTGGCVDANGDGSCTGGAGDRTIPDITLAKPFAKQVQLGINPLTVVPGTSGTATLTVAPDRPLTGISATVPLTTLPQGLTVVSVTGPAGSAATCTWVGAITCTGVDATTSTTNLVTVTVRAAASMTAGTVWAPNPVTLTSASGETAQVTGTLVRTGAPITGLSFDLTAPAAPVAPGSTATITATAANAGPSDASGLVARLLAPTGTIFGPLTGRAATDCTPVGTTQLDCRTDLPVSAAAAQWTVPVRIPANASPNATIGGGCIDLNRDGACAAAPADYPLPGIAVRATLDQAVTATADSPAIVPGRHGNVTVTLSATRAASGVTVTIPVSGLPSGVTVAPAQSTSGTCAAAVAGAITCTGVSVASGGTTTITLGADVAAGATPGQPPWKPTLTLVEAGVTAAKAVTSTLVGAADAKPVVSFTVPAAQSLRPGDSGAVQVTVTNQGTSVAKDVHYMFRAPSGTTFQPPTGTTASLCTRNVAGTVADCTVTVGGSAKVQFPLPLLVSPTADPASPVTGGCADVNLDNSCGGGSDVAVPAIQLGQPAGQLVISGTPGTVTPGSTATGQVRVTSAGPITGATVVVPLSSLPTGFTVTGATGPGSAFCTVSTTEVRCTGVALSTGTTTAVTITTRVAATVAPGVAWRATGVTVTAGSDSATGAADIATSGARVAAVTFRTTNAGATVKPGETTSMSVVATNAGPSDAVRKTVTVTAPANTTFGPLTGTAAQDCVISGSTATCTYDLDANRSRTYTVPLVVSSSVKNGDTLTGACTTADGTRTCGPDLTVSVDNTPANPSISRTGTLSLDSAVVAAGASGAATVRFSATTAHTGLTLTVPLGSLPDTFTVRTATVDGAACTVDASAITCTGVDLVAGQPKTLSIGVDVAATAAATAAWTATGITLADPKDADDKLTASGLLVSASRKSYSVGVTFGSPSNTAPLPGQTTTLPITFTNAGPDDAAEYSTTIKLPANSTAGTLPAGCAAGTDVRTIVCTVTLKAGESRLIQVPIVVGGDLNGGETLTGGCIDGVLGTDPTPDGECGGDADVSIPEFTLGRYKVNLAVTYNEPAVTVGPDATGVVVRIPYTNEGTDTADNVQFTIVPPPGVVVRAAAIELEDTTVSEGVVQAADEAQAIAAECVAAGGNAASNAVVCTAPDAAGLDGNSLLLTIDGSNSKKSGTQAMQVTISTTSADGNAQDNTVSVMLKLTAKAASGGTDGGNGDGGNGDGDDGKKPGGGKLPTTGAQIAGTALVSLMLIVAGATLLLAMRESRPAGAGPVRIPVRIPDHTPRHERPGILRRRRRRPPA, from the coding sequence GTGCTCAGCCTTCGGTCTATTCCGGTCAAGCGTTTCGCCGCGGTGATCGTGCTCGCGCTCGCGCTGACCGTGCTGTGGAATCCCTCCTCCGCGCGGGCGGCGGCGGGGCCGATCACCACCTCGGCGCAGGGCGCCCGGGTGAACATCGGCCTGCTCGGCATCCTCGGTGTGCCGTCGATCACCTTGGGGCTGCCGGCTCAGCAGAGCTGGACGACCGGAGGCAGCACCGCCACCAAGACGGATCTCGGCGTCGACCTGCTTCCGGGCGTCAACATCATCAAGGTCGGGGCGATCACGGCGACGGCCCAGCCGGCCACCGGCGGCGGGCGGGCCCAGGCCGACGTGGCCGGGCTCAACCTGCTCGGCGTGGCCGGCCCGGCCGACGCCCTCAATCTCGGCGCCATCAAGACCCAGTGCCAGATGACGTCGACCGGGATCACCGGGCAGACCGACATCGCCAGCCTCAAGGTCCTCGGCGCCACGGTCAATCCGGACGTCAACCTCGACCTGGGCAACCTCCTGTCGGGCATCGCCACCGGGTGGATCGACCACCGCACCGCGGACTGGAACAGCAGCAGCGGCCGGCTCGACTACACGATCCGGGCCGTCGACCTGAAGCTGCTCAAGGGCCAGGGTCCGCTCAACATGATCGCCAACGGCGACGTGGTGATCGCCGAGTCGGTCTGCTCCGGCATCGTGAAGCTGGGCTCGGTGGCGACCAAGCCGGTGAACCTGGTTCCCGGCAACACGGCGACCCCGCAGGTGACCGTGCAGAACACCGGCGACATCGCCGCGCCGAACACCACGATCACGATCCCGGCCCCGCCGGCCGGCTACACCGTGGGAACGCCGACCGTCACGGGCAGTAACGGGACGGGCTCCTGCTCGGTCGGGGCGAACGGCGTCGTGACATGCACCAACGTGACTGTCCCGGGCGGCGGCACGGTGACGGTGAACCTGCCCGTCACCCTGGGCGCGACAGCGACGAACGCCGCTGACTGGTCGCCCACCGCGGGCACCATCACCGCGGTCAGCACGCCGGTCACCGGATCGTCGACGGTCATTCCCGCCTCCGGGTCGGGCTCGCTGGTCGCCGCGCAGCCCGCGGCCAGCACCGGCGGCTCGATCACGGTCGGCACCCCGTCCGTGCTGACGGCGGGCAAGACCGCCACAACCGCGATCACCGTCGCCAACCAGGGCCCGTCCACCGCGACCACCACGGTGACCGTGCCGATCGGCAACGCGCCGGCCGGGGTCACGGTCACCTCGGCCAAGGTCGGCTCGACCCCCTGCAGCGTCACCACCTCGGCCATCACCTGCTCCGGGGTCAGCGTCCCGGCCGGCGGCACGGCGACCATCAATGTCGCCACCGCGGCCACCCTGGCCGCGGTGCCGGGCACGGTCTGGACCCTGCAGGGCATGACGGCCAACCTCAACGGCACCCCGATCGGCGGCCAGGGCAAGTTCCTCACGGTCGGCGACCCGGACGTCAACCTGGCCGGCGGGGTCAGCATCACCCCGGCCAACGGCATCCCGGGCGGCGGCACGGCCACGGCGACCGTACGGGTGGCCAACAGCGGCGGAATCGCAGCCAATCCGACCACCATCACCCTGCCCGCCCCGCCCGCCGGCTACACCGTCGGCACCGTGACCACCAGCAACGGCACCGGCACCTGCACGACGACCACCGTCGTCCGGTGCACGGGTGTGAACATCCCGTCCGGCAGCGCCAACGCAGTGACCCTCTCGATACCGCTCACCCTGGCCGCCGACGTGACCGCCAACTGGGCCGCCGCGGCGGGCTCCGAGATCAGCGCGGCCTTCACCGACGCGTCGGGCACCGCGACCGGCACCGCGACCGGCACGATCATCAACGTCACCCCGCGGTCGGCCCTGGGCATCACGGCCACCGGCCCGGCCGGCAACACGGTCAACCCCGGCCAGACCACCTCGATGGCGGTCAACGTCTACAACCAGGGCCCGTCCGACGCCCGTAATTCCGACTTCGTCGTGGTGGCCCCGCCGAACACCACGTTCGGCACGCTGACCGCGCCGACCTCGAACCTGTGCACCAACCTGACCTCGACCACGCTCCAGTGCCGGATCAGCATGGGCGCCGGCGACCCGGCCGTGGGCCTCACCCTGCCGCTGGTCGTGTCGGCCGCGGCCGCTCCGGCCACCCCGATCACCGGTGGCTGCGTCAGCCTCGACAACGACAGCGCCTGCGACGGCCCGACCGACAAGGCTCTGCCGGCGATCAACCTGCGCACGCCGCTGTCGTCCCGGCTGACCACCGGCACCGACGCCGCCACCATCACCCCCGGCACCTCCGGCACCGGCAAGCTGACCCTGACCTCTACCCAGGCCGAGACCGGCGTCACCGTCACGATTCCGACCACCGGCCTGCCCACGGGCTTCAGCGCCGGGCAGGCGACGGTCGCAGGCGGCGCCGGCACCTGTACGACCGGTGCCGGCGCCATCACCTGCACCGGCGTGACCTTGACGGCCGGCCAGGCCAAGGACATCTCGGTGCCGATCACCGTGGCCTCCGGCGTGATCCCGCCGCAGGCCTGGACCCCGTCCGGCATCGTCATCGCCACCGGCGACGAGCAGGTCACCCGTTCCGGCTCGCTGGCCGGCACCGGCACCGGCGACTACACCCTGGTCGCGCCGGCTCTGATCGTGCCCACCGACGGCACCGTCGAGCCCGGCGGCACCACGTCGATGCAGGTGGCGGTGAAGAACAACGGCCCGTCCGACGCCACCAACGCCACGTTCAGCGTGCGCGCCCCGGCCGGCACGACCTTCGGCACCCTGAGCGCCCCGGCCACGCCCATGTGCACCCTGGCCAGCAGCACGGTGGTGACCTGTACGACCACGCTGGCCGCGAACGCCGTCACACCCACGCTGACCCTGCCCCTGCAGGTGGGGGCCAACACCGACCCCGACAAGACCGTCACCGGCGGCTGCGTCGACCTCGACGGCACCCCGGGCTGCGCGGCGTCCGACACCTCGATCCCGTCGTTCCAGCTCAAGGTGCCGTTCTCGGTGCAGGCCACCGTCACCGCCGACCGCGCCGACGTCACTCCCGGCTCCACCGCGACCGCCACCCTGCGCGTCGCCGCCCCGCACAACGACCTCTCCGGGGTCAAAGTCACGATCCCGCTCGCCGCGCTGCCGGCCGGCCTGACCGTCACGGGCCAGACGCCCGCCGGCTGCACCCGCAACGCCACCGCGGTGACCTGCACCGGTCTCGCCATCACCAAGGGCACCACGGCGGACATCGGGCTCACCGTGGCCGCGACGTCGTCCTCCACAGCCGGCACCGCCTGGACCGCGAGCGGCATCAAGGTCGAGTCGGGCCCCGATTCGATCACCTCGAACCAGGAGCTGGCCCGGGTCGGCGCGGCCCAGCCGGTGCTCACCGCGGCGATCACCCTGCCGCCGGGCACCCTGCTGCCGGGCGGCACCGGCAACCTCGACGTCGCGGTGAGCAACACCGGCTTCTCGGACGCCAAGGGCGCCCCGGTCACCGTGACCGCCCCGCTCGGCGCCCACTTCAACCCGCTCAACGGGGCCACCGCCACGACCTGCACCCTGAGCTCGGACTCGCGCACCGCCACCTGCTCGGTGGATCTGGCCGCGGGCGCCCCGGCGGTGGGTCTCAGCTTCCCGCTGCGCGTCGACGCCACGGCCGCTCCGGGCTCGACCCTGACCGGCGGCTGTGTCGACCTCGACGGCCAGCCCGGTTGCTCGGCCACCGCCGACAAGGCGATCGCGAGCATCACCGTCGGCACGCCGCTGCAGCGCCGGCTCACCGTGACCACCACACCGGCCGCCCTGACGCCCGGCCAGAACGACACCGCTCAGCTCACCATCAAGTCGACGACGACGGAGAGCGGGCTGACCGTCACCATCCCGACCACCGACCTGCCCGCCGGCGTCACCGCGAGCTCGGCCACCGTGCCCGGCGGCACCTGCACGGTCAACGCCTCGGTGATCGTCTGCTCGCCGGTGAACCTGCCGACCGCGGGTCAGACCGTCAGCGTCACACTGAACACCGCGTCGTTGCCGTCGACGCTCCCCGGCACCTGGACCGCGGCCGGCATCACGGTGGCCAAGGGCACTGACACGGCGACCGCCAGCGGCGACCTGGCCGTGGTGGGCCAGCCGCAAGCCGCCGTCACGGCCGACGCCACCGTGCCGGCCGACGGCACGGTCAGCGCGGGCGGCAACGCCGACATCACGGTCAAGGTGTCCAACGGCGGTCCGTCCAACGCCACGCCGGCCACGTTCGTCGTGCGGGCGCCCACCGGCACCACGTTCGCCGCGCTGCCGCCGAACACGGCCAGCGTCTGCATCGTGGGCCCGGCCACGGTGGCGTCCTGCACGGTCAACCTGGCCGCCAACGCGGACACCGGCAACCTGATCTTCCCGGTCGTCGTACCGGCCTCCGCCGACCCGTTCGCCACGATCAGCGGCGGCTGCGTCGACCTCGACGGCACCGCGGCGTGCGCCGCCAACGACAAGGTGATCCCGGCCATCACGCTGAAGGTGCCGTTCGACCGCCGGGCCGCGATCAGCGCCACGCCGGCCACCGTCACCCCGGGCGCCTCCGCGACCGTGAAGGTGCGGGCGACCGCCCTCAACCCGGGCGACGACCTGAGCACCGTGACCCTGACCGTGCCGCTGGCCGGCCTGCCCGCCGGCCTGACCGTGGGCACGCCGTCCCCGGGCGGCTGCGCCAAGAGCGGCGCCAGCCCCGACACCGTGGTGTGCTCCGTCCCCACCATCAGCAGCGGAACCCCCTTCGAGGTCAGCCTGCCCGTCAGCGCGGCGGCCTCCATGCCCGCCGGGACGACCTGGACCGCCACCGGCATCCGGCTGGCCTCGGGCGGCGAGAGCGTCACCGCGAACCGGGCGCTCGCCACGACCGGCGCGGGCACGTTCGCGCTGAATCCGACAGTGACGATGCCGAGCGGGTCGATCGAGCCCGGCGGTGCGGCGTCGATCGGTATCTCGCTGAACAACCCCGGCCCGTCCAACGCGACCAGTGCCAAGATCGCCTACATCGCGCCCGACGGCACCACCTTCGGCACGCCGACCGGCCCCCTGGCCGCGGGCTGCACCCTGGTCAGCCCCACCCGGATCAGCTGCGACACCAATCTGGCCGGGGGCGCCACCAGTACCCTGACCCTGCCGATCGTGATCGACCCCAGCGCCGACCCGTCGAAGCCGGTCACCGGCGGGTGCGTGGACGGCAACGCCGACGGCTACTGCACCTCCGACCCGGCTGACCAGGCGTTCGGCTCGTTCGCGCTGACCGTCCCGTTCACCCAGCGGGTCACGGTGACGACGACACCGGCCACCGTCGCGCCGGGCGCGGCCAGCGGCACCACGGACATCCTGGTCAGCAACTCCGGCAACACCGCGCTGAACGGCCTCACGGTGACCGTGCCGCTCCCGCCCGTGGGCAGCGGCGTGACGCTCACCCCGCCCGTCACCTGCACCATCAGCGGCTCGGACATCACCTGTACGAACGTCTCAGTCACGGGCAGCGGGACCACCACGATCCCGATCACCGTCGACGTCGCGGCCGGCACCCCGGTGACCACGGCCTACGCGGCCACCGTGTCGGTCTCCGACGGCACCGCCGCCAACACCGTCAGCACGCGCCGTGTGCTGGCCGGCGCGGGCGCCCCGGCCTACACCCTGGCGGCCCAGCTGACCGGCCCGCCCGCCGACACGGTGCTGCCCGGGACCACGGCGGAGTTCACCGCGGTGATCACCAACGGGGGCAACCCGGCGGCGCTCACGGCACCGGTGACGATCACCGCGCCGACCGGCACCACCTTCGGCACGCTGACCGGCGCGGCCGCCACCGCCTGCACCGCCGTCAACCCGACGACCCTCTCGTGCGGCGTCGACGTCTCGGTCACCCCGGCCTCGTCGCTGGCCGTCACCTGGACGCTGCCGGTCACCGTGCCCGCGGGCACCACGGCCCCCAGCCTCACCGGCGGCTGCATCGACCTCGACGACGACGGAACCTGCGCCACCGCCGAGCGGCTCCCGGCGATCGCGATGCGCAAGGCGCTGTCGGCGGTGCTGGCCCTGAGCGGCACCCCGCCGACGATCGTCCCCGGCAACACCGGCAGCGCGACGATGACCCTGGCCGCGTCCGAGACCCGTACGGGTCTGGTGATCGGTCTCGACCCGGCCGGCCTGCCCGCCGGCACCACCGTGACCGGCGCCGTCCTGGGCACCATCGACTGCCAGGTCACCGCGAGCGCCGTCACCTGCCCGGCCACCACGATCGCGGCCGGTGCCACGGCCGCGCTGACCGTCGCCCTGCGGACCGGCCCGTCCTCGCCGGTCTCGGCGGGCGCCGGCTGGTCGCAACCGCTCACCGTGACCCAGGGCACCGAGACCCTGACGCTGCACCCGACCGTGGCCAAGATCGGCACCCCGGTCAGCTCCCTGACCGTCGCCCTGGTCGTGCCGGACGCGGGCACGCTCAAGCCGGGCACCACGGGCGACATGGACGTGACGCTGACCAACCCGGGCCCGTCGGCCAACCCGAACGCGCGGGCCCGGTTCACGGCGCCGACCGGCACCACGTTCGCCGCCCTGACCGGCGCGGCCGCCACCCTCTGCACGCTCGACTCGCCGACCGAGGTGTCCTGCGGGGCTGCGCTGGGCGTGGAGTCCAAGAGCTTCACCCTGGGGATCAACGTGCCCGCCAACGCGGACACGGACAACCCGCTGACCGGCGGCTGCGTCGACGCCAACGGGGACGGGTCCTGCACGGGCGGCGCCGGCGACCGCACCATCCCGGACATCACCCTGGCCAAGCCGTTCGCCAAGCAGGTCCAGCTGGGCATCAACCCGCTGACCGTCGTGCCGGGCACCTCGGGCACGGCCACCCTGACCGTCGCGCCCGACCGGCCCCTGACCGGCATCAGCGCCACCGTCCCGCTCACCACGCTGCCGCAGGGCCTGACCGTGGTCTCGGTGACGGGGCCGGCCGGCTCGGCGGCCACTTGCACCTGGGTCGGCGCGATCACCTGCACCGGCGTCGACGCGACGACGAGCACGACGAACCTGGTCACCGTCACGGTCCGGGCCGCGGCCTCGATGACCGCCGGCACGGTCTGGGCGCCCAACCCGGTGACGCTGACCAGCGCGAGCGGGGAGACCGCCCAGGTGACCGGCACCCTCGTGCGTACGGGGGCCCCGATCACCGGCCTCTCCTTCGACCTGACCGCGCCGGCCGCTCCGGTCGCACCGGGCTCCACGGCGACCATCACCGCGACCGCCGCCAACGCCGGCCCGTCCGACGCCTCCGGCCTGGTGGCCCGGCTCCTCGCGCCGACCGGCACCATCTTCGGGCCGCTGACCGGCCGGGCCGCCACCGACTGCACGCCGGTCGGCACCACTCAGCTCGACTGCCGCACCGACCTGCCCGTGAGCGCGGCCGCGGCCCAGTGGACGGTGCCGGTGCGCATCCCGGCCAACGCCAGCCCGAACGCCACGATCGGCGGTGGGTGCATCGACCTGAACCGGGACGGCGCCTGCGCCGCCGCCCCGGCGGACTACCCGCTGCCCGGCATCGCCGTGCGGGCCACCCTGGATCAGGCGGTCACCGCCACGGCCGACAGCCCGGCCATCGTGCCCGGCCGGCACGGCAACGTGACCGTCACCCTGTCGGCGACCCGGGCCGCCTCCGGCGTCACCGTGACGATCCCGGTCAGCGGTCTGCCGTCCGGGGTCACGGTCGCGCCGGCCCAGTCGACCAGCGGCACCTGCGCGGCCGCGGTGGCGGGCGCGATCACCTGCACCGGCGTCAGCGTGGCGTCCGGCGGCACCACCACGATCACGCTGGGCGCCGACGTCGCGGCGGGCGCCACGCCCGGCCAGCCGCCCTGGAAGCCCACGCTGACCCTCGTCGAGGCCGGGGTGACCGCGGCCAAGGCGGTCACCTCCACACTGGTCGGTGCGGCCGACGCCAAGCCGGTCGTGTCGTTCACCGTTCCGGCCGCCCAGTCGCTGCGGCCCGGTGACTCCGGTGCGGTCCAGGTGACCGTGACCAACCAGGGCACCTCGGTGGCCAAGGACGTGCACTACATGTTCCGCGCGCCGTCCGGCACGACGTTCCAGCCGCCGACCGGCACGACCGCGAGCCTGTGCACCCGCAACGTGGCCGGCACCGTGGCCGACTGCACCGTCACCGTCGGCGGCAGCGCGAAGGTGCAGTTCCCGCTCCCGCTGCTGGTGTCGCCGACCGCGGACCCGGCCAGCCCGGTCACCGGCGGCTGCGCCGACGTCAACCTCGACAACAGCTGCGGCGGCGGCTCGGACGTCGCGGTCCCGGCCATCCAGCTCGGTCAGCCGGCCGGTCAGCTGGTCATCTCGGGCACGCCGGGCACGGTCACGCCGGGCAGCACGGCGACGGGTCAGGTGCGGGTCACCTCGGCCGGCCCGATCACCGGGGCCACGGTCGTCGTGCCGCTGAGCAGCCTGCCGACCGGCTTCACGGTCACCGGCGCGACCGGACCGGGCAGCGCCTTCTGCACGGTCAGCACGACCGAGGTCCGCTGCACGGGCGTCGCCCTGAGCACCGGCACCACGACCGCCGTCACGATCACGACCCGCGTCGCGGCCACCGTCGCGCCCGGCGTGGCCTGGCGGGCCACCGGCGTCACGGTGACGGCCGGGTCGGACTCGGCCACCGGGGCCGCCGACATCGCCACCAGCGGCGCCCGCGTCGCGGCGGTGACGTTCCGTACGACCAACGCCGGCGCCACGGTCAAGCCCGGCGAGACGACCTCGATGTCGGTGGTGGCCACCAACGCCGGGCCGTCCGACGCGGTCCGCAAGACGGTGACCGTGACGGCGCCCGCCAACACCACGTTCGGCCCGCTCACCGGCACCGCGGCCCAGGACTGCGTGATCTCCGGCTCGACCGCGACCTGCACCTACGACTTGGACGCCAACCGGTCCAGGACGTACACCGTGCCGCTGGTGGTCTCGAGCTCCGTCAAGAACGGCGACACGCTGACCGGTGCCTGCACGACGGCCGACGGCACCAGGACCTGCGGGCCCGACCTGACCGTGTCGGTCGACAACACGCCGGCCAACCCGTCGATCAGCCGGACCGGCACGCTGTCGCTGGACAGCGCGGTCGTCGCGGCCGGCGCGTCCGGCGCCGCGACCGTCCGGTTCTCGGCGACCACCGCGCACACCGGCCTCACCCTGACGGTGCCGCTGGGCTCGCTGCCCGACACCTTCACCGTCAGGACGGCCACGGTCGACGGCGCCGCCTGCACGGTGGACGCGTCCGCGATCACCTGCACCGGCGTCGACCTGGTGGCCGGGCAGCCCAAGACGCTCTCGATCGGCGTCGACGTGGCGGCCACGGCGGCGGCCACCGCGGCCTGGACGGCCACCGGCATCACGCTGGCCGACCCCAAGGACGCCGACGACAAGCTGACCGCGAGCGGGCTGCTGGTCAGCGCCTCCCGCAAGTCGTACTCGGTCGGGGTCACGTTCGGCAGCCCGTCGAACACCGCGCCGCTGCCGGGCCAGACCACGACGCTGCCGATCACGTTCACCAACGCCGGGCCGGACGATGCGGCCGAGTACTCGACGACCATCAAACTGCCCGCCAACTCCACCGCGGGCACGCTGCCGGCCGGTTGTGCGGCCGGGACCGACGTCCGGACGATCGTCTGCACGGTCACGCTGAAGGCCGGTGAGTCCCGGCTGATCCAGGTGCCCATCGTGGTCGGTGGCGACCTCAACGGCGGCGAGACGCTCACCGGCGGCTGCATCGACGGGGTGCTCGGCACCGATCCGACGCCCGACGGGGAGTGCGGCGGCGACGCCGACGTGTCGATCCCGGAGTTCACGCTGGGCCGCTACAAGGTCAACCTGGCCGTCACGTACAACGAGCCGGCCGTGACCGTGGGCCCGGACGCCACCGGCGTCGTCGTGCGGATCCCGTACACCAACGAGGGCACCGACACCGCCGACAACGTGCAGTTCACCATCGTGCCGCCGCCCGGCGTGGTGGTGCGGGCGGCCGCGATCGAGCTCGAGGACACCACGGTCTCCGAGGGCGTCGTCCAGGCCGCGGACGAGGCCCAGGCCATCGCGGCCGAATGCGTCGCGGCCGGGGGGAACGCCGCTTCCAACGCGGTCGTCTGCACGGCACCCGACGCGGCCGGCCTCGACGGCAACAGCCTGCTGCTGACCATCGACGGGTCGAACAGCAAGAAGTCGGGCACCCAGGCCATGCAGGTCACGATCAGCACGACCAGCGCCGACGGCAACGCGCAGGACAACACGGTGTCCGTCATGCTCAAGCTGACCGCCAAGGCCGCGAGTGGTGGCACCGACGGCGGCAACGGTGACGGCGGCAACGGTGACGGCGACGACGGCAAGAAGCCCGGCGGTGGCAAGCTGCCCACCACCGGCGCCCAGATCGCCGGCACCGCCCTGGTCTCGCTCATGCTGATCGTCGCCGGCGCCACCCTGCTGCTGGCGATGCGGGAGAGCCGGCCCGCGGGCGCCGGGCCGGTCCGGATTCCCGTACGGATCCCGGACCACACGCCGCGGCACGAGCGGCCCGGGATCCTCCGCCGCCGGCGGCGCCGGCCACCCGCATAG